A genomic segment from Malus domestica chromosome 05, GDT2T_hap1 encodes:
- the LOC103443909 gene encoding laccase-14-like, whose translation MECLFKTTGFFFLALMSTLLLQTQVFSCLAQGNVHSYDFVLKDTNFTKLCSTKSAFTVNDSFPGPVIRAQKGDTVYVNVYNQGRYGVTMHWHGIKQPRNPWFDGPEYITQCPIQPGTNFTYQILLSSEEGTLFWHAHSDWSRATVHGAFLILPANGTSYPFPKPDEEQVIVFASWYKDDVMTLLDETLESGGLTTSSDSYVINGEPGDFYSCSKETTYRMSVDYGKTYLLRIVNSVQNIDMFFAIADHNLILVGMDGSYVKPIVSSYIMITPGQTMDVLVAANKSLGHYYMFASPYYDGEADDFDKSIASAIFQYNGNYTPPSSPIYPTNIPGFYDIGSASNFVKQFRSLASAEHSIDVPLNVTTRMFVTVSIGMLHCPNRSCAGPEGNRISSGLNNISFANPAVDVLQAYYRNISGYYDASFPDEPPNLFNFTAEEMKADNYSITDRGTKVKMLDYNATVEITFQGTNVMDSAENHPVHLHGFRFYVIGSGLGNFDNVTDPLTYNLIDPPEVNTFSVPKDGWATIRFIANNPGVWFMHCHFDRHMSWGMGTVFIVKNGGSDETSMRPPPDNLPTCVKNSLFKTSHQSILRLGE comes from the exons ATGGAGTGCTTATTCAAAACAACGGGCTTCTTCTTCTTAGCTCTTATGTCTACTTTGCTCCTCCAAACTCAGGTGTTTTCCTGCTTGGCTCAAGGAAACGTTCATTCCTATGACTTTGTT CTCAAGGACACCAACTTTACAAAGTTATGTAGCACAAAGAGTGCATTTACTGTGAACGACAGTTTTCCGGGGCCGGTGATCCGAGCTCAAAAGGGAGATACGGTCTATGTGAATGTTTACAATCAAGGAAGATATGGTGTCACTATGCACTG GCATGGGATAAAGCAGCCTAGAAATCCATGGTTCGATGGACCTGAGTATATCACACAATGCCCTATTCAACCTGGAACAAATTTCACATACCAAATCCTACTTTCATCCGAAGAAGGTACATTGTTTTGGCATGCTCATAGTGATTGGTCTCGGGCCACTGTACATGGAGCATTTCTCATCTTGCCAGCAAATGGAACCAGTTATCCATTTCCAAAACCAGATGAAGAACAGGTTATTGTATTTG CATCCTGGTATAAAGATGATGTAATGACATTGCTGGATGAGACCCTCGAATCTGGCGGACTAACAACGTCATCAGATTCTTATGTAATCAACGGCGAACCAGGAGATTTTTACTCATGCTCCAAAG AAACGACATATCGAATGTCTGTTGATTATGGAAAAACCTATCTTCTCCGAATAGTCAATTCGGTGCAAAACATAGACATGTTCTTCGCCATTGCGGATCACAATCTCATACTCGTGGGTATGGATGGTTCTTATGTCAAACCTATAGTTTCCAGTTACATAATGATCACCCCAGGACAAACAATGGATGTTTTAGTCGCAGCAAACAAATCTCTTGGGCATTACTACATGTTTGCCAGTCCTTATTATGATGGAGAGGCTGATGACTTTGACAAAAGTATTGCTAGCGCCATATTCCAATACAACGGCAACTACACTCCTCCTTCATCGCCCATCTATCCAACCAACATTCCCGGTTTTTATGACATTGGTTCTGCGAGCAACTTTGTGAAACAATTCAGGAGTTTGGCATCTGCAGAGCACTCGATTGACGTTCCACTGAATGTCACCACCCGAATGTTCGTAACAGTTTCCATAGGCATGTTGCATTGTCCTAACAGATCATGTGCTGGGCCCGAGGGAAATAGGATTTCTTCTGGGTTGAACAACATCAGTTTTGCCAACCCTGCTGTTGATGTTTTGCAAGCATACTACAG GAACATCAGTGGATATTACGACGCAAGTTTCCCAGACGAACCGCCCAATCTATTCAACTTCACTGCAGAAGAAATGAAAGCAGACAATTATAGTATTACTGATCGGGGTACCAAGGTGAAGATGCTGGATTATAATGCCACAGTCGAAATAACATTTCAAGGAACCAATGTTATGGACTCAGCAGAGAATCATCCAGTTCATTTGCATGGATTCAGGTTTTATGTCATTGGATCTGGTCTGGGAAATTTCGATAATGTTACTGATCCATTAACATACAACTTGATTGATCCACCTGAAGTTAATACCTTCTCAGTTCCTAAGGATGGTTGGGCCACCATTAGATTCATAGCTAACAATCCAG GAGTTTGGTTCATGCACTGCCATTTTGATCGACATATGAGTTGGGGCATGGGAACTGTTTTCATAGTTAAGAATGGAGGAAGTGATGAGACAAGTATGCGCCCACCCCCTGATAACTTGCCTACTTGTGTCAAAAATTCACTATTTAAAACTTCCCACCAGTCAATTTTACGGTTGGGAGAGTAA